A genome region from Myroides fluvii includes the following:
- a CDS encoding Pycsar system effector family protein, whose protein sequence is MTILQKVEEYIFQLYKDTLSQQFTYHNFNHTIRVVNGLEDLLKKIEVSEKEAMNLRFAAWFHDIGYTQSCTEHEKHGATIAANYLKEQGIAPEDIACIQALILATKLDHVPTNLLECIIKDADFSHLIDDNFMEISNLLRCELTTTCDLQFTPEEWNQQNLDFLLYKHRYYTDYARQKWQPKKQQNIFTLREQIEKDKKKKEKSTKREHFRSIDTLFRTTLRNHTQLSAIADRKANILLSVNAIIISICLSTLIPKLDSPSNAHLIIPTFVLIFFSVATIIFAIMSTRPKVTAGTFSQEEVDNHTVNLLFFGSFHKMPLDEYYKTLRNLIRKEENIYEALTTDLYYLGKVLNRKYTLLRITYTVFTIGILASVLAFVLAFRGIGF, encoded by the coding sequence ATGACTATTTTACAAAAAGTGGAAGAATATATCTTTCAACTATACAAAGATACATTATCACAACAATTTACCTACCATAATTTCAACCATACTATTCGTGTAGTGAATGGTTTAGAGGATTTATTAAAAAAAATAGAAGTTAGTGAAAAAGAAGCGATGAATCTGCGATTTGCTGCTTGGTTTCACGATATTGGCTATACACAATCATGTACGGAACACGAAAAGCACGGGGCAACTATTGCGGCAAACTACTTAAAAGAACAAGGTATTGCTCCCGAAGACATTGCGTGTATTCAAGCTTTAATCCTCGCGACTAAACTAGATCATGTACCCACTAATCTTTTGGAATGCATCATCAAAGATGCTGACTTTTCCCATTTGATTGATGATAATTTTATGGAAATTAGCAACTTACTTCGATGTGAACTAACTACTACTTGTGATCTTCAATTTACACCAGAAGAGTGGAATCAACAAAACTTAGATTTCTTACTCTACAAACATCGCTATTATACCGATTATGCCCGTCAAAAATGGCAACCGAAAAAGCAACAGAACATTTTTACTCTTAGAGAACAAATAGAGAAAGACAAAAAGAAAAAGGAGAAATCAACCAAGCGCGAGCACTTTAGATCCATTGACACCCTATTTCGCACCACCTTGCGCAATCACACCCAATTAAGTGCTATTGCAGACCGCAAAGCTAATATCTTGCTTTCTGTCAATGCGATTATTATTTCCATTTGCTTGTCTACTTTAATTCCAAAATTAGATAGCCCTTCCAATGCGCATTTAATTATACCTACTTTTGTCTTAATCTTCTTTAGTGTGGCCACCATTATTTTTGCCATTATGTCTACCAGACCTAAAGTAACTGCGGGAACTTTTTCCCAAGAAGAAGTGGACAACCACACGGTTAATTTGCTGTTTTTTGGTTCATTCCACAAAATGCCTTTGGATGAGTATTATAAAACCCTGCGAAATTTAATCCGAAAAGAAGAAAATATATACGAAGCCCTGACTACTGATTTGTATTATTTAGGTAAGGTATTGAATAGAAAGTACACCTTGTTGCGCATTACCTATACTGTATTTACCATTGGAATCTTAGCTTCTGTACTGGCGTTTGTCTTGGCATTTAGAGGTATTGGTTTCTAA
- a CDS encoding BamA/TamA family outer membrane protein: protein MKLFSQNPDKRVKIKPMTYFLLLIFSYSCATLSPQQREAKVPVAEIERKNNDKIVHTYYFVGGLVTAKSKEEQAHLAQLTQVFQQADKASTLVLLGDNIQKKQLKDSTDLQLRTAIDWAKQFRGETVFINGEAEWKKGYEGIKDISKYLTANLEDKKALLPRKVCGFERLKINDETVLIVVDSQWYLENWDQQPNMNEDCDIKTREDFFDELRGEINKNQNKLVVLALHHPVYSTGNHGGHFSLHDHLYPFEANIPLPIFGSLINYTRSVSGINTQDLQSKKYNALNKRLQTMAQMYNNVVLVSGHERNLQYQEKEGVKQIVSGALGDLSPARAIEAGSFSAGQLGYASLEIAADKGAILSFYIFENGIHHRAWQQQIFQPEIVSMDDFGVPTVDSTVASVYPEKWTKKSGFYRFLWGDHYRSTYSQPISVPVANLDSLKGGLTPLISGGGNQSLSLRLADKNGTQYVMRGVRKSVSRFLQTAVFRDNYVMESFDDTWAEGFIYDFYTTAHPYTPFIIGDLSKKVGIYHTNPELYYIPKQQALGAFNSKYGGELYMIEERPSEGHEEESFGNAAKIISTTDVIANLRKDEKYAIDEQMYLRARIFDMLIGDWDRHGDQWRWSEFKEGDKVIYRPVPRDRDQAFAKIDGALLSLIKKLPMLRHMQNYTADFANPRWINHTAFPLDQYLLKSTTEADWITQAESIVRDLDDESIEQAFAKLPQEIQGKEVEQIKKVLKERKRKVADFVPKYYRELRKYVVLSGTDKKDTFIVNRKDDGAVHLVQIREKKSGQETVFEKTYVPNETKEIWIYGLNDEDTFLVQGSDKAKIKLRLIGGKNKDTFQIENNKKVVVYDYADKQNELTEVGEKTKHYFTNRYDLNNFNYEKLPLTVNMLLPNVGYNPEDGVKLGFLYSSKRLKFVQDPYAAKHTLKGFYSFNTKGVEAEYAGHFPNATNNWGFTLNARATSPNFAVNYYGIGNETHYFDEEMGDEYKRVRIESYSVSPGYKFEGKNGDSFEVNVAYQAMKVQDKANRFITSSPDLVDQKVFDFQQYGTIQATYDFQQYNNAANPTKGFAFHTTVGWRTNLEDSKQNFPFLDAKVSFAHYLERSERLILATNFTYQTRFNSNYDFYHGATIGGNTNLRGFRPERFTGKTSFVQTTDLRFNAGQFTAGFIPMSYGLYAGFDYGRVWTPQESSSKWHNAYGAGLWVNAIEQATLHCSYFYSKDGGRFVFGLGFGF, encoded by the coding sequence ATGAAATTATTTAGTCAAAACCCCGATAAGCGTGTAAAAATTAAGCCAATGACTTATTTTTTACTCTTGATCTTCTCGTATTCTTGTGCAACGTTGAGCCCTCAACAACGAGAAGCTAAGGTTCCTGTTGCAGAGATAGAACGCAAGAACAACGATAAAATTGTACATACTTATTATTTCGTTGGAGGTTTAGTGACTGCCAAGTCTAAAGAAGAACAAGCCCATCTTGCGCAATTGACGCAAGTATTTCAACAAGCCGATAAAGCATCGACTTTGGTGTTATTAGGAGATAATATACAAAAAAAACAGCTAAAAGACTCAACGGACTTGCAGCTGCGTACAGCTATCGATTGGGCAAAGCAATTTCGTGGAGAAACCGTGTTTATCAATGGAGAAGCAGAATGGAAAAAAGGATATGAGGGCATTAAAGATATTTCGAAGTACTTAACGGCTAATTTAGAAGATAAAAAGGCACTGTTACCACGTAAAGTGTGTGGATTTGAACGATTGAAAATCAATGACGAAACCGTTTTGATTGTGGTTGATAGTCAATGGTATTTGGAAAATTGGGATCAACAACCCAATATGAACGAGGATTGTGATATCAAAACAAGAGAAGATTTTTTTGATGAATTGAGAGGTGAAATCAACAAAAATCAGAATAAACTCGTGGTTTTGGCCTTGCATCATCCAGTATATAGCACAGGAAATCACGGAGGGCATTTCTCCTTACATGATCATTTGTATCCGTTTGAGGCTAACATTCCCTTGCCTATCTTCGGGTCTTTAATCAATTATACCCGTTCAGTTTCTGGAATCAATACCCAAGATTTGCAAAGTAAGAAATACAATGCACTGAATAAACGCCTTCAAACGATGGCTCAGATGTATAACAATGTCGTGTTGGTGTCGGGGCATGAGCGAAATTTACAATACCAGGAAAAAGAGGGAGTTAAACAAATTGTCAGTGGAGCGTTAGGAGATTTATCTCCAGCAAGAGCCATTGAAGCAGGGAGTTTTTCTGCGGGACAATTGGGCTATGCTTCACTAGAAATAGCTGCAGATAAAGGCGCAATCCTTTCTTTTTATATTTTTGAAAATGGAATCCATCATCGCGCTTGGCAACAGCAAATTTTTCAACCTGAAATAGTGTCGATGGATGATTTTGGTGTACCAACTGTCGATTCAACTGTGGCGAGTGTGTATCCAGAAAAATGGACCAAAAAAAGCGGTTTTTATCGCTTCCTATGGGGCGATCACTATCGCTCAACGTATAGTCAACCTATTTCTGTGCCTGTGGCGAATTTAGATTCGCTAAAAGGAGGATTAACTCCCCTAATTTCTGGTGGAGGAAATCAATCCTTATCCTTGCGTTTAGCAGATAAAAATGGCACCCAATATGTGATGCGTGGGGTTCGAAAAAGCGTTTCTCGTTTTTTGCAAACGGCCGTATTTCGCGATAATTACGTCATGGAATCCTTTGACGATACTTGGGCAGAAGGTTTTATTTATGACTTTTATACCACAGCACATCCGTATACCCCCTTTATTATTGGTGATTTATCGAAGAAGGTGGGTATTTATCACACCAATCCCGAACTGTATTATATTCCCAAACAACAAGCACTTGGTGCATTTAACTCCAAATATGGGGGTGAATTGTATATGATTGAAGAACGCCCAAGTGAGGGGCATGAAGAAGAGAGTTTCGGAAATGCAGCGAAAATTATCAGTACAACCGATGTGATTGCCAACTTGAGAAAGGATGAAAAATACGCCATTGACGAACAAATGTATTTGCGTGCGCGAATTTTTGATATGCTCATAGGCGATTGGGATCGACATGGAGATCAATGGCGATGGTCGGAGTTTAAAGAAGGAGACAAGGTGATTTATCGCCCAGTTCCCCGTGATCGCGATCAAGCCTTTGCAAAGATTGACGGTGCTTTACTTTCTTTAATCAAAAAGCTGCCCATGTTGCGCCACATGCAAAATTATACCGCAGACTTTGCCAATCCACGTTGGATTAATCACACGGCATTTCCTCTGGATCAATACTTGTTGAAATCAACCACAGAAGCGGATTGGATTACCCAAGCGGAGTCTATCGTTCGCGATTTAGATGATGAAAGTATTGAACAAGCTTTTGCGAAATTACCGCAAGAAATACAAGGAAAAGAGGTAGAACAGATTAAAAAGGTCTTGAAAGAACGCAAGAGAAAAGTAGCGGATTTTGTACCTAAGTATTACCGTGAATTACGCAAATACGTAGTGTTATCCGGAACGGATAAAAAAGATACGTTTATAGTCAATCGAAAAGACGATGGTGCGGTGCATCTAGTTCAAATTAGAGAGAAGAAATCTGGACAAGAAACGGTATTTGAAAAGACGTATGTTCCAAATGAAACCAAAGAAATTTGGATATACGGATTGAATGATGAGGATACTTTTCTTGTACAAGGAAGCGATAAAGCGAAAATCAAGTTGCGTCTGATTGGAGGGAAAAATAAAGATACTTTCCAAATTGAAAACAATAAAAAAGTAGTGGTTTACGACTATGCAGATAAGCAAAACGAATTAACGGAAGTAGGAGAAAAAACGAAGCACTATTTTACGAATCGCTACGACCTAAATAATTTTAATTACGAGAAATTGCCACTAACGGTGAATATGTTATTGCCTAACGTGGGGTATAATCCGGAAGATGGGGTGAAATTGGGCTTTTTGTATTCGTCAAAACGCCTAAAGTTTGTTCAAGATCCGTATGCGGCTAAGCATACCCTTAAGGGATTTTACTCGTTTAATACCAAGGGAGTAGAGGCAGAATATGCAGGTCATTTTCCCAATGCAACCAACAATTGGGGATTCACCTTAAATGCCAGAGCTACGAGCCCGAATTTTGCGGTGAATTACTATGGAATAGGAAATGAAACACACTATTTTGATGAGGAGATGGGCGATGAGTATAAAAGAGTGAGAATTGAGAGTTATTCCGTATCACCAGGATATAAATTTGAAGGTAAAAATGGAGATTCATTTGAGGTGAATGTAGCGTATCAAGCAATGAAGGTACAAGACAAAGCCAATCGATTTATAACGAGCAGTCCTGATTTGGTTGATCAAAAAGTATTTGATTTTCAGCAATACGGAACTATTCAGGCAACTTATGATTTCCAACAGTATAACAATGCAGCCAATCCAACCAAAGGCTTTGCTTTCCATACCACAGTGGGGTGGCGAACAAATTTAGAAGATAGCAAGCAAAACTTTCCGTTCTTGGATGCTAAAGTGAGTTTTGCCCATTATTTAGAGCGCAGTGAACGCCTAATTTTGGCGACGAATTTTACGTATCAAACGCGTTTTAATTCGAATTACGACTTCTATCACGGGGCAACGATTGGTGGGAATACCAATTTAAGAGGATTTAGACCCGAGCGCTTTACGGGGAAAACCTCTTTTGTACAAACCACAGATTTGCGTTTTAATGCAGGGCAGTTTACCGCTGGTTTTATTCCGATGTCTTATGGATTGTATGCCGGTTTCGATTATGGACGTGTTTGGACTCCACAAGAAAGTTCTTCCAAGTGGCATAACGCTTATGGAGCGGGATTATGGGTGAACGCCATTGAGCAAGCAACTTTACATTGCTCGTATTTTTACAGTAAAGATGGAGGACGATTCGTCTTCGGTTTAGGATTTGGGTTTTAA
- a CDS encoding S9 family peptidase produces MKKIVLFALSLACLSTFAQDVMTKELLWKLGRVSPVGITKDGKNLIYKVTHAKMEDNSFDSKTYQIPLTGGKPVAIETYKDLVSDATISPDGKHLVFDEVVKINNFLGKDLYPAMQKADAYVFDGLDYRHWDTWNDGTHNHVFYAAKDNKDNKIDIMQGEPYDAPQKPFGGGEDYVWAPDGKSIVYVSKKKFGTDYALSTNTDLYEYNLETKQTKNLTEANVGYDTHPTYSPQGHLTWLQMKRDGYEADKNDIIVRFGNVEQNLTANWDGTVDSYQWSKDGSKVYFVAAVGGTVQLFEVNFPGLKRIAPVVRQLTEGNFDVTGIVGFDGDKVVLTRTDFNHATEVFFYDLKKKSWNQITKVNDEIYSKIALSKSEKRIVKTVDGKDMVTWVVYPPNFDPNKKYPTLLYAQGGPQSALSQFYSFRWNFQLMAAEGYIIVAPNRRGMPGHGVEWNEAISKDWGGKPMQDYLAAIDDVAKEKYVDNARLGAIGASYGGYSVFYLAGIHENRFKTFISHCGVFDLVSMYGTTEEVFFPNFDTGGAYWEKDNKDAQNAIQNFNPINNVDKWNTPILIIQGGKDYRVPIGQGQEAFQAAQLRGIKSRFLYLPEENHWVVQPQNAQVWQGEFFRWLKETL; encoded by the coding sequence ATGAAAAAAATAGTTTTGTTTGCCTTGAGTTTAGCGTGTTTGAGTACGTTTGCTCAAGATGTAATGACAAAAGAACTCTTGTGGAAATTGGGAAGAGTGAGTCCTGTGGGAATTACCAAGGACGGGAAAAATCTTATTTATAAGGTGACTCATGCTAAAATGGAAGACAATAGTTTTGACTCTAAAACCTATCAGATTCCCTTGACAGGAGGAAAACCTGTAGCAATTGAAACCTATAAAGATTTAGTAAGCGATGCAACTATTTCGCCTGATGGCAAACACCTTGTGTTTGACGAAGTTGTTAAAATCAACAATTTCTTAGGGAAAGACTTGTATCCAGCGATGCAAAAAGCAGATGCTTACGTATTTGATGGATTGGATTACAGACATTGGGATACTTGGAACGATGGTACGCATAATCACGTATTCTATGCAGCAAAAGACAATAAAGACAACAAAATTGACATTATGCAAGGTGAACCGTATGATGCGCCTCAAAAGCCATTTGGTGGTGGAGAGGATTATGTATGGGCTCCGGATGGAAAGTCAATTGTGTATGTGTCGAAAAAGAAATTTGGAACGGATTATGCCTTGAGTACAAATACAGATTTATACGAGTATAATCTTGAAACCAAACAAACAAAAAACTTAACAGAAGCAAATGTTGGGTATGATACGCATCCTACCTATTCGCCACAAGGTCATTTGACTTGGTTGCAAATGAAACGCGATGGATATGAGGCGGATAAAAATGATATTATTGTTCGCTTTGGTAATGTAGAACAAAACCTGACTGCTAATTGGGACGGAACGGTGGATAGCTACCAATGGAGCAAAGACGGAAGCAAAGTGTATTTCGTTGCAGCAGTGGGAGGAACAGTGCAATTATTTGAAGTGAACTTTCCAGGGTTAAAACGCATTGCGCCTGTTGTGAGACAATTGACAGAGGGGAATTTTGACGTTACTGGAATTGTTGGGTTTGACGGAGATAAGGTGGTGTTGACTCGTACTGATTTTAATCACGCTACAGAAGTGTTTTTTTATGATTTAAAGAAGAAATCGTGGAACCAAATCACGAAGGTAAATGACGAAATTTATTCGAAAATTGCCTTGAGTAAAAGTGAAAAACGCATCGTGAAAACGGTAGACGGAAAAGATATGGTTACTTGGGTTGTGTATCCTCCAAATTTTGATCCGAATAAAAAATATCCAACTTTGTTGTATGCACAAGGGGGACCACAATCGGCTTTGTCTCAGTTTTACTCGTTCCGTTGGAATTTCCAATTGATGGCTGCTGAGGGATATATCATTGTAGCACCGAATAGAAGAGGTATGCCAGGACACGGTGTGGAGTGGAACGAAGCCATCAGCAAAGATTGGGGTGGAAAACCCATGCAAGATTACTTAGCTGCTATCGATGATGTGGCAAAAGAAAAATATGTAGATAATGCACGTTTAGGTGCTATCGGTGCAAGTTACGGAGGTTATTCTGTATTCTACTTGGCTGGAATTCACGAAAACCGCTTTAAAACATTCATTTCTCACTGTGGAGTGTTTGATTTAGTGAGTATGTATGGAACAACTGAAGAAGTGTTCTTCCCTAATTTTGATACGGGGGGTGCATACTGGGAAAAGGACAATAAAGATGCACAAAATGCAATTCAAAACTTTAACCCAATTAACAACGTAGATAAATGGAATACGCCAATCTTAATCATCCAAGGAGGAAAAGATTACCGTGTGCCAATCGGGCAAGGACAAGAAGCTTTCCAAGCTGCACAGTTGAGAGGAATTAAAAGTAGATTCTTATACTTACCAGAAGAAAATCACTGGGTAGTTCAACCGCAAAACGCACAAGTTTGGCAAGGTGAATTTTTCCGTTGGTTGAAAGAAACACTATAG
- a CDS encoding SdiA-regulated/phytase-like domain-containing protein: MKKYFPALVFVFSSFVSCSQKSDVIQDYVTLPSYLKEVSGMSFDANSHSFWVLQDSGNKSELYQIDSVGQVMHTLKVKNQKNNDWEELASDPTGNLYIGDFGNNKNTRKNLQIIKINKDQLSANETEADYVITFDYPEQQEFPPKATELLYDAEAFFYYDDHFYLFTKNRSKAFDGTSLVYKIPNKPGHHQAEYVQTFRGCNVYKHCAITGAAISPDQKTFVLLSHTKLWVIDNFNPNAILDGKIEVHKLHHDTQKEAVTFGDDSTLYISDEVKKKSGGKIYKLDLHQLKPKS, encoded by the coding sequence ATGAAAAAATATTTCCCTGCCCTAGTATTCGTCTTTTCGTCTTTTGTCAGCTGTAGTCAAAAGAGTGATGTGATCCAAGATTACGTTACGCTCCCTTCCTATTTGAAAGAAGTTTCAGGGATGTCTTTTGACGCCAACTCTCATTCTTTTTGGGTATTACAAGACAGTGGCAACAAAAGCGAATTGTATCAAATTGATTCCGTAGGACAAGTGATGCACACCTTAAAAGTGAAGAACCAAAAGAACAATGATTGGGAAGAATTAGCCTCAGATCCTACAGGCAATTTATATATTGGCGATTTTGGCAACAACAAAAACACGCGTAAAAACCTACAAATTATCAAAATCAATAAGGATCAGCTAAGTGCCAATGAAACAGAAGCAGACTATGTCATCACGTTTGATTATCCAGAACAACAGGAATTCCCTCCTAAGGCAACTGAATTACTCTATGATGCAGAGGCGTTCTTTTACTATGATGATCACTTTTATCTCTTTACCAAAAACCGCAGCAAGGCTTTTGACGGGACTTCTTTAGTATACAAAATACCCAACAAGCCAGGGCATCATCAAGCAGAATACGTTCAAACGTTTAGAGGGTGTAATGTGTATAAACATTGTGCGATTACAGGAGCGGCCATTAGCCCCGATCAAAAAACCTTTGTTCTCTTGTCTCACACCAAACTGTGGGTGATTGACAATTTCAATCCCAATGCTATTTTAGACGGCAAAATCGAGGTGCATAAATTACACCATGATACACAAAAAGAAGCTGTCACCTTTGGGGATGACAGCACTTTATATATTTCGGATGAAGTGAAAAAGAAATCGGGGGGTAAAATTTACAAGTTAGACTTGCATCAATTAAAACCCAAATCCTAA
- a CDS encoding C1 family peptidase, with protein MNKKTIQSWVLTAVLSVITASTTVAQDNLVNALKLNASDKSKELFQFKPVVDIENTSIKNQGSSGTCWSYSANSFIESEMMRMGKRPVEISQIYSARNAYIEKGKMYVRMQGAVTLGDGGAFHDVMNMYRMYGAVPQEVYTGLNYGTKKNQFAEMAAIQEGVLKAVVSNPNGKLTPNWEKAYTAVIDAYLGEAPTKFKWEGKEYTPQTFASDVIGINPEDYIEIGSDKNYPYYDKFVLLVPDNWAFDQVYNVQVNEMTAIIDLAINNGFTVAWAGDVSEKYFSWKNGVAYVPEKDWEDMNEEERKEIFNGPKPERTVTAEMRQEAFDNYSTTDDHGMHIVGIAKDQKGREFYIVKNSWGISNDHNGYMYMSKEYVKYKTTDFMVHKDALSKDMKKKLKI; from the coding sequence ATGAATAAAAAAACAATCCAATCATGGGTGTTGACGGCGGTTTTATCTGTTATTACGGCGTCAACTACAGTTGCACAAGACAATCTTGTTAATGCATTAAAATTAAATGCAAGTGATAAAAGTAAAGAGCTTTTTCAGTTTAAGCCCGTTGTAGATATCGAAAATACATCGATTAAGAATCAAGGATCTTCGGGAACTTGTTGGAGCTATTCAGCCAATTCTTTCATTGAATCAGAAATGATGCGTATGGGGAAACGCCCAGTAGAAATTTCTCAAATTTACTCGGCACGCAATGCTTATATCGAAAAAGGAAAAATGTATGTGCGCATGCAAGGGGCTGTAACCTTAGGAGATGGTGGAGCTTTTCACGATGTAATGAACATGTACCGCATGTATGGTGCTGTGCCTCAAGAAGTATATACCGGGTTAAACTACGGAACAAAGAAGAATCAATTTGCTGAAATGGCAGCTATCCAAGAAGGAGTACTGAAAGCAGTAGTCTCTAATCCAAATGGAAAATTGACACCAAATTGGGAGAAAGCCTACACCGCTGTAATTGATGCATATTTGGGTGAAGCACCTACCAAATTCAAATGGGAAGGGAAAGAATATACACCACAAACATTTGCAAGCGATGTAATTGGAATTAATCCTGAAGATTATATCGAAATTGGATCCGATAAGAACTATCCTTACTATGACAAATTTGTATTGTTAGTACCGGATAACTGGGCATTTGATCAAGTGTACAACGTACAAGTGAACGAAATGACAGCTATTATCGACTTAGCGATCAACAATGGTTTTACTGTTGCTTGGGCAGGTGACGTCAGTGAGAAGTATTTTAGCTGGAAAAATGGAGTGGCTTATGTTCCTGAAAAAGACTGGGAAGATATGAACGAGGAAGAGCGCAAAGAAATCTTTAACGGACCAAAACCAGAGCGTACAGTTACAGCAGAAATGCGCCAAGAAGCGTTTGATAACTATTCAACAACAGACGATCACGGCATGCATATCGTTGGAATTGCAAAAGACCAAAAAGGACGTGAATTCTATATTGTGAAAAACTCTTGGGGAATCTCAAATGATCACAATGGATACATGTATATGTCGAAAGAGTATGTAAAATATAAAACGACAGATTTCATGGTTCACAAAGACGCATTGTCTAAAGACATGAAAAAGAAATTGAAAATCTAA
- a CDS encoding mechanosensitive ion channel family protein codes for MEIVLRGLEQMLESMWQAIPKILLGLVILGIGSYLVKLVLKLIRRRLEKRDVELSLRGFLLSVVKATLYIILLIIVAATMGFQVAGIATIFASAGLAVGLALQGSLSNFAGGVLVLLFKPFKVGDYISNPSGTEGTVERIDLLYTTLTGPTGLKIFSPNGPLANSVITNYSEITSRRHDFVVGIGYNENIKEAQNIILGVLAKHQAVLQTPAPIVFVSNLGDSSVDLNVRTWIGKSDYWNTVFEIQQIVKVALDEANIEIPFPQRDLHIVSDKTK; via the coding sequence ATGGAAATTGTATTACGAGGATTAGAACAAATGCTAGAGTCCATGTGGCAAGCGATACCCAAAATATTGTTGGGGCTAGTTATATTGGGAATAGGATCTTATCTAGTCAAACTTGTTTTAAAGTTAATTCGCAGACGTCTTGAAAAAAGAGACGTGGAATTATCATTAAGAGGGTTTTTATTAAGTGTAGTAAAAGCGACGTTGTATATCATTTTATTGATTATTGTAGCTGCAACGATGGGCTTTCAAGTGGCGGGAATCGCAACGATTTTTGCCTCTGCGGGTTTAGCCGTTGGTTTAGCTTTGCAAGGGAGTTTGTCCAATTTTGCTGGTGGTGTTTTGGTATTGTTGTTCAAGCCGTTTAAAGTAGGAGATTACATCTCCAACCCAAGCGGAACAGAGGGGACAGTAGAACGCATCGATTTATTGTATACAACCCTAACAGGTCCAACGGGATTAAAAATATTTAGCCCCAATGGCCCTTTGGCCAACTCCGTGATTACCAATTATTCAGAAATCACATCCAGACGACACGATTTTGTGGTAGGTATTGGTTATAATGAAAATATTAAAGAAGCACAAAACATTATTTTAGGTGTTTTAGCCAAACACCAAGCCGTATTGCAAACACCTGCGCCAATCGTATTTGTCAGTAATTTGGGCGATAGCTCGGTGGACTTAAACGTGCGTACTTGGATTGGTAAATCGGATTACTGGAATACGGTATTCGAAATTCAACAAATTGTCAAAGTGGCCTTGGATGAAGCAAATATCGAAATTCCTTTTCCACAACGCGATTTGCATATTGTTTCAGATAAAACGAAATAG
- the dusB gene encoding tRNA dihydrouridine synthase DusB: MIKIGNIELPDHPLLLAPMEDVSDPPFRRLCKKHGADLMYSEFISSEGLIRDAIKSKMKLDIFDYERPVGIQIFGGDEEAMAMSARIVETVRPDLVDINFGCPVKKVVCKGAGAGVLKDIDLMIRLTKAVVNSTSLPVTVKTRLGWDEESINIDEVAERLQDVGVQALTVHARTRAQMYKGHSDWTHIERIKNNPRIKIPIFGNGDIDSPQKALEYKERFGLDGMMIGRAAIGYPWIFDEIKHYFQTGELLAPPTIEDRLEAAKNHLIWSMEWKGERLGIVEMRRHYTNYFKGIHGFKPHRLKLVTTDDVTELLNLFDQIAEEYRDYVIE, from the coding sequence ATGATTAAAATTGGCAATATAGAACTACCTGATCATCCGCTTCTTTTGGCTCCAATGGAAGATGTGAGTGATCCTCCTTTCCGTCGTTTGTGTAAAAAACACGGGGCAGATTTAATGTATTCTGAGTTTATTTCCTCAGAAGGATTAATTCGCGATGCGATAAAGAGCAAGATGAAGTTGGATATTTTTGATTACGAGCGTCCCGTTGGTATACAGATTTTTGGTGGGGATGAAGAAGCCATGGCGATGTCTGCGCGTATTGTAGAGACTGTTCGCCCTGATTTAGTCGATATTAACTTTGGTTGTCCGGTAAAAAAAGTGGTTTGCAAAGGTGCAGGTGCGGGGGTATTAAAAGACATCGACTTGATGATTCGCTTGACCAAAGCAGTGGTTAACAGCACTTCCTTGCCTGTTACGGTAAAAACGCGTTTAGGTTGGGATGAAGAATCAATCAATATTGACGAAGTAGCCGAGCGCTTACAAGATGTGGGCGTACAGGCCTTGACCGTTCACGCAAGAACACGCGCCCAGATGTACAAAGGACATTCGGATTGGACGCACATTGAACGCATCAAGAACAACCCACGCATTAAAATTCCAATTTTTGGTAATGGCGATATCGACAGCCCACAAAAAGCACTGGAATACAAAGAGAGATTTGGATTGGACGGGATGATGATTGGTCGTGCAGCAATTGGATATCCGTGGATTTTTGACGAAATAAAGCATTATTTCCAAACGGGTGAACTACTTGCCCCTCCTACGATTGAAGATCGTCTAGAAGCGGCTAAAAACCACTTAATCTGGTCGATGGAATGGAAAGGAGAACGTTTGGGTATTGTAGAAATGCGTCGCCACTATACCAATTACTTCAAAGGGATTCACGGTTTTAAACCGCATCGCTTGAAATTAGTCACCACAGATGATGTAACAGAATTACTCAACCTATTTGACCAAATTGCGGAAGAATACCGCGATTATGTGATAGAATAA